Below is a genomic region from Macaca thibetana thibetana isolate TM-01 chromosome 1, ASM2454274v1, whole genome shotgun sequence.
TGGCCCGTCTCAGCGCCCAGATTCAGGAGCACCGGAGCCTGCTGGATGGCTCAGGTCTGGTGGGCTATGCCCAGGAAGTACTTAAGGAAACAGACCAGCCTTGCTTTGTGCAAGCCGCCAAGCAGCTGCACAACAGGTACTCAGGGGCATGGGATCCTAGGGGGGCAGGGACATCATGGGTGTGACCAACATCTAGGACAATGTCTACAGTACTTCCAGGTGAAGAATTGGGGTTCTGAGGATTTTCATGAGGCCAAACTGATACCAGCTCCCAAAGCAGTTCCCAAGGCTCTAGGGGCAGGCAAGAGAATTGAGGGGAAGGGTGGCTGCCCAGATGGCAGTGCCTGACCTTTTCTTGCCCCCATCCCAGGATTGCCCGAGCTACTGAAGCCCTCCAGACGTTCCGGCCAGCTGCCAGCTCCTCCTTCCGCCATTGCCAACTCGACGTGGGACGTGAGATGAAGCTGCTGACAGAGCTTAACTTCCTGCGAGGTAAGGAGATGGCCAGGCCCCATGCCCAACCAGagccttcttcccttcctccccagcaGCGGGCCCGGGGGGCAGTGCCCACCGGGGACCTCCCCGGCCTCCTGCCCGGCCTGGCCAGCCATTCCTCCCACCCAGCCCACCCTGCCACACCGTCCTACCGCGCTCAGCGCTGCTTCTCCCTCTCTTTGTTTGTAGGCTGTGGCCACCGCGGACTCTGCTCCGGAGCACCCCAGGCAAGTCAGCGGCCCTGCCCCGGGGGCCCTGCCCGCCGCCGGGCCCCCTTCCCACCCCGCTGCTCCCACACATCTCGGCCAACCACTCattgcttccttctctttcctgccttgCCCCGACCTCGTGGTCCTCCCACTGAACCAATGCCCTGTCTCTCTTCTGCCTTCTTCAGGCGCTTGCGTAATCCTGGCCCTTCTGACCTTTTGTCCTTGTGACCCTTGCCCTCTGGCCTTGCACTTCCTTTCCCTTGACCTCCAACCCCTGCCCTCAGCTTTTGCTGTCCCTCTGTTGTCCCCACTTTCCACCTCGCTGCCTCCTGCATCTCTCTTCTGAGCCTGGTCCTCTTCCTTCCTGCTCGGTGCCCTCTTGCCTGTGGGCTCCAGTGGCCTTTGCCTGCCCCTCCCTGGGGCTCTTCTTAACTCATACAATGTCTGAGCTGCAAGGACCCCCAGAACTTACCTGATCTGATACCCTTATTTgacaggggaggaaactgaggcccagaaaggggaaGTGACTTATTCCAGGCCAGAGTGAGGTAGCAGCAGCCCAGGACTAGCACACAGGTGTCCTCACCCCCAGCCCAGCACTTTCCAGCCTCGTTCTCTTTtgggccctgccctgcctctcctGTGCCCAGTCCCGAGATGAGCCCTTCCCCAGCTCCCTCTCACCCACACTCACCCCCCCGGCTCCCGCTGCTTTCCCTTTTCCTGCCTGTCCCTGTCCTCCATGCCAGGCCAGTGGCCAGGCCCTGACTGACCCCCGCTGTCTCTTCCAACAGTGCCTGAGGCCCCCGTCATTGACACCCAGCGCACCTTTGCCTATGATCAGATCTTCCTGTGCTGGCGGCTGCCACCCCACTCACCACCTGCCTGGCACTATACCGTTGAGTTCCGGCGCACGGATGTGCCTGCCCAGCCGGGCCCCACCCGCTGGCAGCGGCGGGAGGAGGTGAGGGGCACCAGTGCCCTGCTCGAGAACCCCGACACGGGCTCTGTGTATGTGTTGCGCGTCCGCGGCTGCAACAAGGCCGGCTACGGCGAGTACAGTGAAGATGTGCACTTGCACACGCCCCCAGCACCTGGTGAGTGAGCAGGCACAGGTGGTCGTGCAAAGGGCATGGGGTATGCCAGGGCCCAGGCCCTGACGGTTGGTTCGGGTGGTCGCTAGAGAGGCCACATAACATAGTAGGTCTCACACCCACTAACTTTGGAGCTagactgcttgggttcaaatcccagctctacctctTGCCAACTGTGTGAGTGGCTTCTGGCAAGTTTTGCACTCTCTCTGAACTTCAGAGTCCTTTTCTGTAGGGATAATGATAAtactagccaggtgcagtggctcatacctgtaatacaagcactttgggaagccaaggagggaggattgcttgaggccaggagttcaagaccaacctggccaacatagcaagacctgatctctaaaaaaataaataggccaggcaaggtagctcacacctggaatcccagcacattgggaggccgaggcgggcagatcacaaggtcaagagttcgaggccagcctggccaacatggtgaaaccccatctctactagaaatacaaaaattagccaggcgtggtggtgcatgtctacaatcccagctactcgggaggcttaggcaagagaatcgcttgaacccgggaggcggaggttgcagtgagccgagattgcgccactgcactccagcctggatgacagaggaagactccgccgtctcagaaaaaataaataaataaaggccaggcgaggtggctcacacttgtaaacctggcactttgggaggccaaggcaggtgaatcacctgaggttgggagtttgagaccaacctgaccaacatggagaaacctactaaaaatataaaagtagccaggtgtggtggcacatgcctgtgatcccagctacttgggaggctgaggcaggagaatcacttgaacctgggaggcggaggttgtggtgagccgagatcgcgccattgcactccagcctgggcaacaagagtgaaactctgtctcaatcaataaatcaataaaatacgtttaaaaaatttatttttggccgggcacggtgccttacgcctgtaatccaagcactttgggaggccgaggcgggtggatcacaaggtcaggcgttcaagaccagcctggccaacatagtgaaaccccgtctctactaaaaataaaaataattagctgggcgtggtggctacttgggaggctgaggcaggagaatcgcttgaagctggaaggcggaggttgcagtaagctgagattgtgccactgcactccagcctggggaacagtgtgagactccgtgtcaaaaagaaattatttttaaaaaatgataatgctTACCTCATAGGGTTACAAGAATTCAGCTGGTGTGAGACGATGCATGGGAGTCTGAGTACAATGTCTGGCTCATGGTTAGGGCTCAAGAATGTTACTAAAGTGACTAGAAAATAGTTTGAACTCCAGGGTGTGGGCATGAGAGGGAAGCCTTGCCACCCAAGTAGGGACTGGGTATAAGGGCCAGGTGTGAACCCAGAGTATGGGCTGGAAGGCATAGATTGATGGTGATGGGAATGTCACCAGGTAGAACAGAATAGTGGGAACTGTCCATGGGGCTGGCCACAAGTAAGGGGTTGGAGGAAACCCCATGAGTCAGCCAGGTCCAGAGCACTGGCTTCTGTGCCCACTGTCATCACAGAAACTCTCTGGGGTTCCATGCCCATTTGGAATGCCCCCTTCTTTTTTCCTCATGCCTCCCTTTCCGGTTTCCCATGTCCTGTTCTCTTGAACCCCCTGCCTGTTCCTGGTGACTGAACTCCCTTGCAATGCGTTCCCTGTTCTGCAGTCTCACAGCCCCCAGTGCCAGTGTTTGTCCCTGAAGTTGTTCCTCCATCTCaaccctctccctccttccagtcCTGCACTTCTTCCTCGACGGCCGCTGGGGTGCAAGCCGAGAGCGGCTGGCCATCAGCAAGGACCAGCGAGCAGTACGGAGTGTTCCAGGGCTGCCCCTGCTGCTGGCTGCTGACCGGCTGCTGACCGGCTGCCACCTGAGTGTGGATGTGGTCCTGGGCGACGTGGCTGTGACCCAGGGCCGCAGCTACTGGGCCTGCGCCGTAGACCCAGCCTCCTACTTGGTCAAGGTGGGCGTCGGGCTGGAGAGCAAGCTTCAAGAAAGTTTCCAGGGTGCCCCCGATGTGATCAGCCCCAGGTCAGACCCCTCTGGAAGGGATGGAGTATGGGGGTCCTGGTGGAAGTGAGGGGCACGGAAGGGGTGGCAAGCGGAGCACAGACTTGCTAGGGTGGGATGGGAGGGCATTAGGAGGAAGTAGTAGGAGAATGGAAGCCAGGCTGGGAGGCCTGTGGCCAGGAGAGGCATGGGCTCAGCAAAAGGGCTTTTGAGGACTGATTTTCAGAGCATGGTGTGTGGTCAGGGAAAGGGATGATAGAAGAGGGAGCCATCTCTGCTTCCTTCCAACCATCTGCCACTCTGGACCAATACACCATCTCTCCAAGCATCTGTATCCTTTCTTCCTAACACTCCATTTCCAACATCCCTTCTCCATAAAACCTTTGCTCTCCAAGACCTCCTTCACCCATATCTTAAAATTCTTCccttagctgggcacagtggctcacgcctataaacccagcactttgggaggctgaggcaggcaaatcactggaggtcgagagttcaagaccagcttgaccaacatggagaaaccctatctctactaaaaatacaaaaaaattagctgagtgtggtggcacatgcctgtaaccccagctactcgcgaggctgaggcaggagaatcacttgaacccgggaggtggaggttgcggtgagccaagattgtgtcattgcactccatccagcctgcgtgacaagagcaaaactccttccaaaaaaaaaaaaaatcttcccttaAACATCTCACCTCCATAACCCTCCTCTCCCCAACTCCCTATTTAAAACTCTCCCACTAATGCTTTTCATCCTAAGCCTTCTCCCCGGCACTCTGTCCCCCAATACCTTATTTCTTCAAAATGCTTTCTCCCCAACACAAATCCCCTCCTAAACCCCATTGTCCCCAACCCCGCATCCCTCTAAAACCGTTCATTTGTGACACCAATCCACCCTCATCTCTCTCCCGACACCCACCTTCCCAACAACCTTTCTCTTCTTAGTCACTAATTTCGGATTCTTCCAACGTCCTCTCATCCTCAGAACCATCTCTCCAGCATGATTTCCCCAATACCATTTTTCTTGACGCCTTTCCACGTGCTATACCAATGCTATGTCTTTCCCATCCCCCTAGCACCTCTTGCCAATGTGCTTTCCTCTCAGTGCTCTCTTTCCACCAAACCCAAACCCCTGACCCTATACTCCAACCTGCCTCTTCAGCGTTTTCTTCTCAACACCCAAAATCCATCCCTTCTACCTCTTGCTCCTCAACATTCCATCCTTCCAGTGTCTCCCTCTGGTACCTCATCTGTCACTCCATCCCTCAACAATCTCATCCCCAACACCCGCTTCTGCAGGTACGACCCGGACAGCGGGCACGACAGCGGTGCCGAGGATGCCACAGTGGAGGCGTCGCCGCCCTTTGCTTTCCTAACCATTGGCATGGGGAAGATCCTGCTGGGGTCGGGGGCAAGCTCAAACGCAGGGCTGACGGGGAGGGACGGCCCCGCAGCGGGCTGCACAGTGCCCCTGCCGCCTCGCCTGGGCATCTGCCTGGACTACGAGCGGGGCCGGGTTTCCTTCCTGGATGCTGTGTCCTTCCGTGGGCTCTTGGAGTGCCCCCTGGACTGCTCAGGGCCTGTGTGCCCTGCCTTTTGCTTCATTGGGGGTGGCGCAGTACAGCTCCAGGAACCAGTGGGCACTAAGCCTGAGAGGAAAGTCACCATTGGGGGCTTCGCCAAGCTGGACTGAGCCTTCCAGGTCCCTCATGCAGACCTGGGGTCCTCCTGGGCCCTGGCCCCCAAACCTCTTGGCGCCGGGTTGTTACCCCCTGGAAGCTTCTCCCCCAAACTCTCCTACCATGTGGCCCTGCCCCTTCTCCCGTGTCTGTGTCTTCTCACGGTTTTCTCTTGACCCAGGGGCTCTCTTCTGCCCATCTCTCTGGATGGCCCCCGTTCTCTCCATTGCCTGTTAGccaggcccccacccccactgagTCTGCCCTATGACCTGCCTTTGGCATGTTACCCAAGCTATGGAGAGAGCCCCTTCTCCATCCCTGTCCTGTGCTCCCCAGGCTGATTGGGCCGGGCACCTGAAACACTGGGCATGATCTCCAGCTCTGCCCTTGCCCTGCCAAGCTCCCTGCCCTGTTGATGCTGAACTACAGCCTTGGGACAGGCAGGCTTTGGGGCTGGAAGCTGTCCAGGCACTCCTGGTGACGGGAAGGGGACCCTGTCAtcctgctttatttatttgggtccCGACCCCCTGCAGCCGCATGCCCCTTACgtccctcttctccctcttgcATGCTTTTACCTGTCCCGCACCCACGCCAATGTGCCAAGTCTCCCTTGGGGACCCAGCTGAGTCTGGGTGTTCCCATTGGGTTCGGCCAGGCAAGGCCTCTGGTGCCCACTGCTGTCCTCCTGCAGTGGGCTCTGCTAGGCCTGTGCTGAGCAACAGCTGTTATTGTCATGgtttataaataataaactgtGATGCCAGGCACATCTCTGCTTTCCCTGAGCACAATCATTCCTGTTAGTTtctgtgctgggtgtggtgggcggGAGGGGGCAGGGTGCTAGGCTGTGGTTCTGGGCAGGGGCAACCAATGGATCTGGTGCCTGAGGGAGGAAGGCCCCAGGCTAGGCGCTCTAAGCCTCCTGCCACACGTGTCCTGACCCCACCTGAGCCCACCACAGCTGCCAGGAGACATAGCTCTCTGGCTGCTGGCAGCAGGCCCCAACCAGGGCATCCGGGCCTGCCCTGCAGCACCAGGCCCTGGGGGAATGCGGTTGAGGGGACAGGCAATGTGCCTGGGCCCAAAGGGATCAGGGAACCAGAACCACTTCCCCATTCTCAGGGTGTTGTGGAGCCCACCCCAGGGGCAGCAGGCTGGTGGGGCAGCCGGGGTCAGGGAGGGGGCTGGGCCTGGTGCCAGCACCTGGATCTGACCCAGCCTCCGCTTATCTCAACCCTGTTGACTCTGGGCTGTTAATCACTGCCCAAGGATTTACTTCACACCCGGACAGCTAAGAATAGAGCCACCTGGGGGCACTGTGCCAGGGGGCAAGGAGGGCGTGGGCCAGGCGAAGAGAGGGGAGAGCCACTGGCACACAGAGCCCAGTCACGGAGCCCAGTCATGCCAGCCCTCCAAAACCCGCCTGGGTTTCGTTTCCTCCTTCCGCTTGTGCTGCCAGGGTTAGCCAGAGGTGGCTCCTCAGGCCACCCCTATACCCCAACGTCACCTCCTCCTCACATCTCCTGTTTCTCAAACAAACCTGCTCCTTACTGCCTCCTGGCCTCCCTGTCTCCTCCCCCAGGCCTCTCACACACATTCTGACCGCCCTGCTGCCCACGGGCCACAGATGAAAGATCAGAAGTTGGCGCAGCGGGAGGCCACGTTTTATTCAGTCCTGTTCAGGTCCCCTGCTATCTCCGGGCTCTCTGGGCCAGTCCTCCTGGGAGCCCCACTGCAACACTTCCCAGGCATAAGCCCTCAAGGGCCCCCATGAGCTTCCACAGACCGAGAAGGTTCTGAGAACTTGGTGGGGCCTCTGAGGAAGGCTGTGAGCAGCCCACCTGAACTCCCAGCTCACCAGCCCAAAACAGGGTGCAGGGGCTCTGGCCCTGAAGAACCTGAGTGGGGTGGACTGGCACTGGCTGGCCACTCAGCTCAGTAGGCGACGTGCCCCTACAAGTTGGCAGAAGTGGCTGCCACTGCTGGGTTTGTGTAAGAGAGGCTGCTGCCACCATTACCTGCAGAAACCTAGGTGGAAGGAAAAGAGATCCAGGGTGAGGAGCAGAAGGTACCTCCTAGAGCCCCTGGATGCCACCCCAGGCTGGGGTAATCAGTCCAGAGTCCTGGCCAGCTCTCAAAGGGCTTATTCAGAGAGAGCACCTGCCACCCCACCAGCCAGTAACTGTAAACAGGGctgccctcctccctctgctctcctTCACTTCCTCTTCTTGGCTCTAATCAGCCGCCTTGTCCCCCTATTCTCTGCTGTTCCAGCCAAAGAaggtgtgtaggtgtgtgtgtgtgtgtgcatatgtgtgtgtgtgtgtgtatctgtgtctttGTAAAACCGAGAGAGGGAGGTCTCCAGGACGAGGAAAATAggagcaagaaaaataaactcctctctcctccccaaccTGGAGTGGTTTTCCAGCCTCAGGTGGCTGCAGTAATTATTTACTAGGTCCCACAGAGAAAAgccaggagaggaaggagggagggttcCTTACTTCCTTGAAGCTCCCAAGAACCCAACTGGCACCCAGGCTCACCTGGTCTGCTGACACTTCTTCCTCTACCTGGGAAACCTCCCCCTACACCAGCCTTTCTCGGTCTACCCTCTATTCCTAGGAGATGATCAGGGGCACAGGGGTTCACCCCTGTGACTCCTCAGGAAGGGCTCCCCTGGGCATAGTGCTCTACCCATTTTGCCTCTGggtgcaaacaaaacaaaacaaaactgctgtGGTGGCACCAGTTCAGCCAGGGCCAGCCAGCATGAATGTGGACAGCCAATGCTCTTTTAGGAATTCTGGTAGTGGGGCCACTCCCTCTTGAGGGCCCCTTTCTTTCATGGTCTCCTCCCAGGCCTGTCCCCCAGAACTCCTCTGACCTCTGCCCCCCCATCCTTGCCAGGTCCTCCTCTGCTCACTTCATGCCACTTCTCACCTCTTCCAAGCTCTTTGGGTTTTCCAAGTACCCCCTTCAGAACCCTTGCCCAGCCaaagcctctgcctcccccggCCTGTGGGGCCCAATCTCACCTCCTCATAGGGGCTACGATTGGTACCACCAGCGGGCGCATAGCGCCCATGGGTGTGGTAGGTGGGGTACTCGCTCATAGGATGGTAGGCATCCCGGGCGGGAAAGATGTCCAGCTGCCTGTAGTTCTTTTGGCGGCACTGACAGACAGCCTGGGGAAATAGGAGGTTATGGCAGACCATGGAGTGCTTTCTGTCGGCGGGGGGGAGGGCACTGATCAGGGCCAGGGACTGCACTCACCAAGGCAATGAAATAGACGATGGCCATCACAACCAGAACACAGACCAGCACCAGGAGCGCAATGCCCCAGCCTGGCACCCCAGCCCCGGTTTGGGCAGAGAAAGGAAATGGCACATCACGCACTAAAAGGAAAAGCAGTGGTTAGGGCAGTCTCCCAGAGGAGGTGCCCCTCTAACTGCCAGCACTAAGGAAAAAGTGGGGAACTAGACACTGGAAGGAGAGGGGCCCCAGCATGGTGCTGGGCTGCAGCCAGGGAAGTAGCCTCACCGCTGATGTCTGAGATCGTCAGGTTATATCGAGAGGCTGCTTCCGTTTTACGTTGATTGAACTGTGTCTCCACATCGTGGACATTGGTGGTACCTTCTCGGAAGACCAGAGTCGATTGTACCACCACAGATCCTGGCCTGGTCACAGGGAAATGGGCACTT
It encodes:
- the TRIM46 gene encoding tripartite motif-containing protein 46 isoform X1, which gives rise to MATLARLSQGRCQPCSPPPLPPPLLVPPSFVSAAPLTGMAAKRGTKTSMKNMEKELLCPVCQEMYKQPLVLPCTHNVCQACAREVLGQQGYIGHGGDPSSEPTSPASTPSTRSPRLSRRTLPKPDRLDRLLKSGFGTYPGRKRGALHPQVIMFPCPACQGDVELGERGLAGLFRNLTLERVVERYRQSVSVGGAILCQLCKPPPLEATKGCTECRATFCNECFKLFHPWGTQKAQHEPTLPTLSFRPKGLMCPDHKEEVTHYCKTCQRLVCQLCRVRRTHSGHKITPVLSAYQALKDKLTKSLTYILGNQDTVQTQICELEEAVRHTEVSGQQAKEEVSQLVRGLGAVLEEKRASLLQAIEECQQERLARLSAQIQEHRSLLDGSGLVGYAQEVLKETDQPCFVQAAKQLHNRIARATEALQTFRPAASSSFRHCQLDVGREMKLLTELNFLRVPEAPVIDTQRTFAYDQIFLCWRLPPHSPPAWHYTVEFRRTDVPAQPGPTRWQRREEVRGTSALLENPDTGSVYVLRVRGCNKAGYGEYSEDVHLHTPPAPVLHFFLDGRWGASRERLAISKDQRAVRSVPGLPLLLAADRLLTGCHLSVDVVLGDVAVTQGRSYWACAVDPASYLVKVGVGLESKLQESFQGAPDVISPRYDPDSGHDSGAEDATVEASPPFAFLTIGMGKILLGSGASSNAGLTGRDGPAAGCTVPLPPRLGICLDYERGRVSFLDAVSFRGLLECPLDCSGPVCPAFCFIGGGAVQLQEPVGTKPERKVTIGGFAKLD
- the TRIM46 gene encoding tripartite motif-containing protein 46 isoform X3, whose product is MAEGEDMQTFTSIMDALVRISVRSGGKEARDRGLGRSVNQPKAGAGEKLQITSMKNMEKELLCPVCQEMYKQPLVLPCTHNVCQACAREVLGQQGYIGHGGDPSSEPTSPASTPSTRSPRLSRRTLPKPDRLDRLLKSGFGTYPGRKRGALHPQVIMFPCPACQGDVELGERGLAGLFRNLTLERVVERYRQSVSVGGAILCQLCKPPPLEATKGCTECRATFCNECFKLFHPWGTQKAQHEPTLPTLSFRPKGLMCPDHKEEVTHYCKTCQRLVCQLCRVRRTHSGHKITPVLSAYQALKDKLTKSLTYILGNQDTVQTQICELEEAVRHTEVSGQQAKEEVSQLVRGLGAVLEEKRASLLQAIEECQQERLARLSAQIQEHRSLLDGSGLVGYAQEVLKETDQPCFVQAAKQLHNRIARATEALQTFRPAASSSFRHCQLDVGREMKLLTELNFLRVPEAPVIDTQRTFAYDQIFLCWRLPPHSPPAWHYTVEFRRTDVPAQPGPTRWQRREEVRGTSALLENPDTGSVYVLRVRGCNKAGYGEYSEDVHLHTPPAPVLHFFLDGRWGASRERLAISKDQRAVRSVPGLPLLLAADRLLTGCHLSVDVVLGDVAVTQGRSYWACAVDPASYLVKVGVGLESKLQESFQGAPDVISPRYDPDSGHDSGAEDATVEASPPFAFLTIGMGKILLGSGASSNAGLTGRDGPAAGCTVPLPPRLGICLDYERGRVSFLDAVSFRGLLECPLDCSGPVCPAFCFIGGGAVQLQEPVGTKPERKVTIGGFAKLD
- the TRIM46 gene encoding tripartite motif-containing protein 46 isoform X2, translated to MAEGEDMQTFTSIMDALVRISTSMKNMEKELLCPVCQEMYKQPLVLPCTHNVCQACAREVLGQQGYIGHGGDPSSEPTSPASTPSTRSPRLSRRTLPKPDRLDRLLKSGFGTYPGRKRGALHPQVIMFPCPACQGDVELGERGLAGLFRNLTLERVVERYRQSVSVGGAILCQLCKPPPLEATKGCTECRATFCNECFKLFHPWGTQKAQHEPTLPTLSFRPKGLMCPDHKEEVTHYCKTCQRLVCQLCRVRRTHSGHKITPVLSAYQALKDKLTKSLTYILGNQDTVQTQICELEEAVRHTEVSGQQAKEEVSQLVRGLGAVLEEKRASLLQAIEECQQERLARLSAQIQEHRSLLDGSGLVGYAQEVLKETDQPCFVQAAKQLHNRIARATEALQTFRPAASSSFRHCQLDVGREMKLLTELNFLRVPEAPVIDTQRTFAYDQIFLCWRLPPHSPPAWHYTVEFRRTDVPAQPGPTRWQRREEVRGTSALLENPDTGSVYVLRVRGCNKAGYGEYSEDVHLHTPPAPVLHFFLDGRWGASRERLAISKDQRAVRSVPGLPLLLAADRLLTGCHLSVDVVLGDVAVTQGRSYWACAVDPASYLVKVGVGLESKLQESFQGAPDVISPRYDPDSGHDSGAEDATVEASPPFAFLTIGMGKILLGSGASSNAGLTGRDGPAAGCTVPLPPRLGICLDYERGRVSFLDAVSFRGLLECPLDCSGPVCPAFCFIGGGAVQLQEPVGTKPERKVTIGGFAKLD
- the MUC1 gene encoding mucin-1 isoform X10, which encodes MTPGTQSPFFLLLILTVLTGGEKETSATQRSSMPISTKNAIYKQGDFLGLSNIMFRPGSVVVQSTLVFREGTTNVHDVETQFNQRKTEAASRYNLTISDISVRDVPFPFSAQTGAGVPGWGIALLVLVCVLVVMAIVYFIALAVCQCRQKNYRQLDIFPARDAYHPMSEYPTYHTHGRYAPAGGTNRSPYEEVSAGNGGSSLSYTNPAVAATSANL
- the MUC1 gene encoding mucin-1 isoform X11 — encoded protein: MTPGTQSPFFLLLILTVLTVVTGSGHTSSTPGGEKETSATQRSSMPISTKNAIPAPTTTNSCRETFLNCFCRFINKGIFWASPILCSVRDVPFPFSAQTGAGVPGWGIALLVLVCVLVVMAIVYFIALAVCQCRQKNYRQLDIFPARDAYHPMSEYPTYHTHGRYAPAGGTNRSPYEEVSAGNGGSSLSYTNPAVAATSANL
- the MUC1 gene encoding mucin-1 isoform X9 translates to MTPGTQSPFFLLLILTVLTVVTGSGHTSSTPGGEKETSATQRSSMPISTKNAIYKQGDFLGLSNIMFRPGSVVVQSTLVFREGTTNVHDVETQFNQRKTEAASRYNLTISDISVRDVPFPFSAQTGAGVPGWGIALLVLVCVLVVMAIVYFIALAVCQCRQKNYRQLDIFPARDAYHPMSEYPTYHTHGRYAPAGGTNRSPYEEVSAGNGGSSLSYTNPAVAATSANL